In Aspergillus luchuensis IFO 4308 DNA, chromosome 1, nearly complete sequence, the following are encoded in one genomic region:
- a CDS encoding uncharacterized protein (COG:S;~EggNog:ENOG410PWWN;~antiSMASH:Cluster_1.13): MRGPMNNPAWKELEYLSPLCLSNHLICQPLIAMAQPVDPPATESLPPYEILHFMYGVGTYAELTILCYGKRFHITISAENLQGDPNVEGEYLSLLRKLDSDEPFEQNDDVGDPMEELCFWIAFKCNSEMRVLGSERQPQLHTLYDWFYPDTLVLTPKIIDGRLNVQSSTPSQQFLQELTPNVELPSSIADFGIPVVPPSKVLLPHGTAGGDLPQRPTKVFNERGMPRFSKQPMSVKTQIEKYQYCSVFRNSACRALSVRQRYMSSWIFKAVHPGYQEF; the protein is encoded by the coding sequence ATGCGGGGTCCAATGAACAATCCAGCATGGAAGGAACTTGAGTATCTCTCTCCCCTGTGTCTTTCCAACCACCTCATCTGTCAACCTCTCATCGCCATGGCTCAACCAGTTGACCCCCCAGCTACGGAATCTCTCCCACCGTATGAAATCCTCCACTTTATGTACGGTGTTGGCACTTACGCCGAATTAACTATACTTTGCTATGGGAAACGATTCCATATCACGATATCCGCCGAGAATCTTCAAGGAGATCCCAATGTCGAAGGCGAATATTTGTCTCTACTCCGCAAGCTGGATTCGGACGAGCCATTCGAGCAGAATGATGATGTGGGCGATCCAATGGAAGAGCTATGTTTCTGGATTGCTTTCAAGTGTAACTCAGAGATGAGAGTATTGGGTTCCGAACGACAACCCCAACTTCACACTCTCTATGATTGGTTTTATCCTGACACCCTCGTTCTTACTCCTAAAATCATTGATGGGAGGCTGAATGTGCAATCCTCTACACCGAGTCAGCAGTTCCTGCAGGAACTTACGCCAAATGTGGAATTGCCCAGTTCGATCGCAGACTTTGGGATTCCAGTTGTTCCGCCCTCGAAAGTCTTGTTGCCACATGGCACGGCAGGGGGAGACTTACCGCAACGACCAACGAAGGTATTCAACGAGCGTGGAATGCCACGTTTTTCAAAGCAGCCCATGTCAGTGAAAACGCAAATCGAGAAATATCAGTATTGCTCCGTATTCAGAAACTCGGCCTGTCGTGCATTATCCGTGCGCCAACGATACATGAGTTCGTGGATTTTCAAAGCGGTACATCCAGGATATCAGGAATTTTGA